The Deltaproteobacteria bacterium genome contains a region encoding:
- a CDS encoding YraN family protein gives MAVTTRDPERLALGAAGERCAAQYLARRGYRVVARNARAEGVELDLVALRGGVCVFVEVKTRRGALAGAAEEAVDARKRARLVRGAYAWLHARRAAHLRARFDVIAVAALPGGGYELRHWQAAFDASEER, from the coding sequence GTGGCCGTAACAACTCGGGATCCCGAGCGGCTCGCGCTCGGCGCCGCGGGCGAACGCTGCGCGGCGCAGTATCTAGCGCGACGCGGCTATCGCGTCGTGGCGCGCAACGCGCGCGCGGAGGGCGTCGAGCTCGATCTCGTCGCGCTGCGCGGCGGCGTGTGCGTGTTCGTGGAGGTGAAGACGCGGCGCGGCGCGCTCGCGGGTGCGGCGGAGGAAGCCGTGGATGCGCGCAAGCGTGCGCGGCTCGTGCGCGGGGCGTACGCGTGGCTCCATGCGCGGCGCGCGGCGCACCTGCGCGCGCGCTTCGACGTGATCGCAGTGGCGGCGCTCCCGGGCGGCGGATACGAGTTGCGCCACTGGCAGGCGGCCTTCGACGCGAGCGAGGAGCGGTGA
- the rsmI gene encoding 16S rRNA (cytidine(1402)-2'-O)-methyltransferase, translating into MGTLHVIATPIGNLDDITLRALAELRATEVLYAEDTRRTRILLDRHGIPVRARSLHAHNEAERCAEALAALAEGRRVALVSDAGTPTVSDPGARLAAEAIAAGHTVVALPGASAVLTALVVSGLPATPFTFVGFLPRRGRERSELIDSLRSRPETLVFFESPQRIADTLGELADALGDRRGCVARELTKLHEEAARGTLRELAARFAEGARGEITLVVEGARAEDAPAPSAEALRRRVAELLASGLSPRDVADALRGETRLPRRELYALALTLRAERAAESEAE; encoded by the coding sequence ATGGGAACGCTGCACGTGATCGCGACGCCGATCGGCAACCTCGACGACATCACGCTGCGCGCGCTCGCGGAGCTTCGTGCGACTGAGGTGCTCTACGCCGAGGACACGCGCCGCACGCGCATCTTGCTCGATCGCCACGGCATTCCCGTGCGCGCGCGCTCGCTGCACGCCCACAACGAGGCCGAGCGCTGCGCGGAGGCGCTCGCAGCGCTCGCGGAGGGGCGGCGCGTCGCGCTCGTGTCGGATGCCGGCACGCCGACGGTCTCGGATCCGGGCGCGCGGCTCGCGGCGGAGGCGATCGCGGCGGGGCACACGGTCGTGGCGCTGCCCGGTGCTTCGGCGGTGCTCACTGCCCTCGTCGTGTCCGGCTTGCCCGCGACACCGTTCACGTTCGTCGGCTTTCTGCCGCGCCGTGGGCGTGAGCGTTCGGAGCTGATCGATTCGCTCCGCTCGCGTCCGGAGACGCTCGTCTTCTTCGAGTCGCCGCAGCGCATCGCGGATACGCTCGGCGAGCTCGCCGACGCGCTCGGCGATCGGCGCGGCTGCGTCGCGCGCGAGCTCACGAAGCTCCACGAGGAGGCCGCGCGCGGCACGCTGCGCGAGCTCGCGGCGCGATTCGCCGAGGGCGCGCGCGGTGAGATCACGCTCGTGGTCGAGGGCGCGCGCGCGGAGGATGCGCCGGCGCCGAGCGCGGAGGCGCTGCGCCGGCGCGTCGCGGAGCTGCTCGCGAGCGGGCTCTCGCCGCGCGACGTTGCCGACGCGCTGCGCGGCGAAACGCGGCTCCCGCGCCGCGAGCTGTACGCGCTCGCGCTCACGCTGAGGGCAGAGCGCGCAGCTGAGAGCGAGGCGGAGTGA
- a CDS encoding heparinase II/III family protein, whose translation MAGEATRGGASEGVRIPTLLRTLWYLRPEQIAGQLKRALSGREVKPRAFSGEAPRAAFEAPRAAWLPAPPHARAASAARIELIHRAQGSASAAEIDWASNAHGPLFAYHLHQFDWARDAQLAPAERLAAIESWIARHPRGVGWDSGPISLRAFAWTKLLTTRAALPEAADTARIRASLAAQLETLAANLETHLSGNHLLWNLLALVFAGAAHAGAAADRWLAFAPRLAAELREQLLESGLHYERSPMYHGLLLENALDLVNVDASAPGRLPRELASELRKTAARMLGALAVVTHPDGEIALFGDSAFGIAHVPARLAEYAAALGIAPIAPKEPGVLRDAGIARLEDAALCCIVTASRPWPEHQPGHAHCDALSFELSVGGERVVTDSGVSEYAPGAKRDASRATRSHAVVQIDGREQAECWAAHRIGGRPDVALVRAEPARFVEAVCAGWATPEVLHRRRFTLEAGALAIADHFDAPAPHARAFLPLAPGLEPALAGRAATITLRRGGALRIALPEALAWRIERAPYFPEFGLEEERAVLVGEGENVVRAEWRFDVLR comes from the coding sequence GTGGCAGGCGAGGCGACCAGGGGCGGAGCTTCCGAGGGCGTGCGCATCCCGACGCTGCTGCGCACGCTCTGGTACCTGCGCCCCGAGCAGATCGCGGGGCAACTGAAGCGCGCGCTGTCAGGGCGCGAGGTGAAGCCGCGTGCCTTCAGCGGCGAAGCGCCGCGTGCCGCGTTCGAGGCGCCGCGCGCGGCTTGGCTCCCCGCGCCGCCGCACGCGCGCGCGGCGAGTGCGGCGCGCATCGAGCTCATCCACCGCGCGCAAGGCAGCGCGAGCGCCGCCGAGATCGACTGGGCTTCGAACGCGCACGGTCCCCTCTTCGCGTACCACCTGCACCAGTTCGACTGGGCGCGCGACGCGCAGCTCGCGCCGGCCGAGCGCCTCGCCGCGATCGAGAGCTGGATCGCGCGCCATCCGCGCGGCGTCGGCTGGGACAGCGGCCCGATCAGCCTGCGCGCGTTCGCGTGGACGAAGCTGCTGACGACGCGGGCTGCGCTGCCCGAAGCGGCGGACACGGCGCGCATTCGCGCCTCGCTCGCCGCACAGCTCGAGACGCTCGCGGCGAATCTCGAGACGCACTTATCAGGGAACCACCTGCTCTGGAACCTGCTCGCGCTCGTGTTCGCCGGCGCCGCGCACGCCGGCGCCGCGGCGGATCGCTGGCTCGCGTTCGCGCCGCGCCTCGCCGCGGAGCTGCGCGAGCAGCTCCTCGAGAGCGGCCTCCACTACGAGCGCAGCCCGATGTACCACGGGTTGTTACTGGAGAACGCGCTCGATCTCGTGAATGTGGACGCGAGCGCGCCAGGGCGCCTCCCGCGCGAGCTGGCGTCGGAGCTGCGCAAGACCGCAGCGCGCATGCTCGGGGCGCTCGCCGTCGTGACGCACCCCGACGGCGAGATCGCGCTCTTCGGCGACTCCGCGTTCGGCATCGCTCACGTGCCCGCGCGGCTCGCGGAGTACGCCGCCGCGCTCGGCATCGCGCCGATCGCGCCGAAGGAGCCCGGCGTGCTGCGCGACGCCGGCATCGCGCGGCTCGAGGACGCGGCGCTGTGCTGCATCGTCACCGCGTCGCGCCCGTGGCCCGAGCACCAGCCGGGGCACGCGCACTGCGACGCGCTCTCGTTCGAGCTGAGCGTGGGCGGCGAGCGAGTCGTTACGGACAGCGGCGTCTCCGAGTACGCGCCCGGCGCGAAGCGCGACGCCTCGCGCGCGACGCGCTCGCACGCCGTGGTGCAGATCGACGGGCGCGAGCAGGCCGAGTGCTGGGCCGCGCACCGCATCGGCGGCCGTCCCGACGTCGCGCTGGTGCGCGCGGAGCCCGCTCGTTTCGTCGAGGCGGTGTGCGCGGGCTGGGCCACGCCCGAGGTGCTGCACCGCCGCCGCTTCACGCTCGAAGCTGGCGCGCTCGCGATCGCCGACCACTTCGACGCGCCAGCGCCGCACGCGCGCGCGTTCCTCCCGCTCGCGCCCGGCCTCGAGCCTGCGCTGGCGGGCCGCGCCGCGACGATCACGCTGCGCCGCGGTGGCGCGCTGCGCATCGCATTGCCCGAAGCGCTCGCATGGCGCATCGAGCGCGCGCCGTACTTCCCCGAGTTCGGGCTCGAGGAGGAGCGCGCGGTGCTGGTGGGCGAGGGCGAGAACGTGGTGCGCGCGGAGTGGCGGTTCGACGTGCTGCGCTAG
- the ligA gene encoding NAD-dependent DNA ligase LigA: MPQAEARLRSLVDDLNRHLRLYHQLDAPEISDAEYDRRFRELEALEKETGVVLPDSPTRRVGAPAAEGFGAPHRQDELELPYAQSSLAPVEHRGPMLSLNNAMNEIEMQAFVDRVQRSLDREGQVSLLAEPKLDGLGVELVFVDGELRVGSTRGDGRVGEDVTANLKQVVNVPRALRGDIRAFQQRVSVRGEIVMTIAGFRRLNRARESLGLDPFVNPRNAAAGSLRQINELDVPRLRALQFIAYAIAEGLPASTRTQEDLVATLDAWGFTTPTRTLCSGAEEAVAVHRKYLARRESFPFEIDGVVFIVNDLALQRDLGELADRPRWAIAFKFPAHQENTVVEAIFPSVGRTGAVTPVAKLRPVFVGGVTVSNASLHNQDEVDRKDVRVGDTVVVQRAGDVIPQIVSVVKSLRPADAQPYKLPRECPVCASELVRAEGDAVTRCPNRACPAKLKNRLLHMAGRGALDIDGLGEKIVTQLLDSGLVTAAPDVFALSAETLGALERMGEKSAANLVAAIERAKETTLPRFLVALGIPEVGATVAELLAAHFGDLDALMSASAEQLTAIDGVGPVIAERVAHYFADDAHRAEITRFRELGVRWPALEVRASGAVAGGPLAGKTFVLTGTLPTLSRADAEARIKASGGSVVGSVSKKTSYVVAGEAAGSKLRKAAELGVTVIDEATLLAALAGGALPADASAKADAASDGEGKPKRRRKAKKGAEPEPGETGDLFEP; encoded by the coding sequence GTGCCCCAGGCTGAAGCCCGCCTACGCTCCCTCGTCGACGATCTGAACCGGCACCTGCGCCTCTATCACCAGCTCGATGCGCCGGAGATCAGCGACGCCGAGTACGACCGGCGCTTCCGCGAGCTGGAGGCGCTGGAGAAAGAGACCGGCGTCGTACTGCCGGACTCGCCGACGCGACGCGTCGGGGCGCCTGCGGCAGAGGGGTTCGGCGCACCCCATCGCCAGGACGAACTTGAGCTCCCGTACGCGCAGTCCAGCCTCGCACCAGTCGAGCACCGAGGCCCGATGCTCTCGCTGAACAACGCGATGAACGAAATCGAGATGCAAGCGTTCGTCGATCGCGTCCAACGATCATTGGATCGCGAAGGCCAGGTTTCGCTCCTCGCTGAACCCAAGCTCGACGGGCTGGGCGTTGAGCTTGTCTTCGTCGATGGCGAGCTTCGCGTCGGCTCCACGCGAGGCGACGGAAGAGTCGGCGAAGATGTCACGGCGAACCTAAAGCAGGTCGTGAACGTCCCCCGCGCGCTGAGAGGCGACATCCGCGCGTTTCAGCAACGTGTCTCAGTTCGTGGCGAGATAGTGATGACGATCGCGGGGTTCCGACGACTAAACCGCGCGCGCGAGTCGCTGGGCCTCGATCCGTTCGTGAACCCACGGAACGCGGCGGCTGGTTCCTTGCGCCAGATCAATGAGCTCGACGTTCCGCGGCTTCGGGCACTCCAATTCATTGCTTACGCGATCGCCGAGGGACTCCCCGCGAGCACGCGCACACAAGAGGATCTCGTTGCGACCCTTGATGCCTGGGGTTTCACGACGCCGACACGCACGCTCTGTTCAGGCGCCGAAGAAGCGGTCGCAGTCCACCGCAAGTACTTGGCTCGTCGCGAGAGCTTCCCCTTTGAGATCGATGGGGTCGTCTTCATCGTTAACGATCTTGCCTTGCAGAGGGATCTCGGCGAGCTGGCCGATAGACCCCGATGGGCGATTGCGTTCAAGTTCCCGGCTCATCAGGAAAACACCGTTGTCGAGGCGATCTTCCCCAGCGTGGGCCGAACAGGCGCAGTCACGCCGGTAGCGAAGTTGCGCCCGGTGTTCGTCGGCGGTGTGACTGTGTCGAATGCGTCATTGCACAACCAAGACGAGGTCGACCGTAAGGACGTGCGGGTTGGAGACACGGTCGTCGTCCAGCGCGCAGGCGACGTGATTCCACAGATCGTGTCCGTCGTGAAGTCACTTCGCCCCGCGGACGCGCAGCCCTACAAGCTCCCGCGCGAGTGCCCGGTGTGTGCGAGCGAGCTCGTGCGCGCCGAGGGCGACGCGGTGACGCGCTGCCCGAACCGCGCGTGTCCGGCGAAGCTGAAGAATCGCCTCCTACACATGGCCGGCCGCGGCGCGCTCGACATCGACGGACTCGGCGAGAAGATCGTGACGCAGCTGCTCGACAGCGGACTCGTCACGGCCGCGCCCGACGTGTTCGCGCTGAGCGCCGAGACGCTGGGCGCGCTCGAGCGCATGGGCGAGAAGAGCGCGGCGAACCTCGTCGCCGCGATCGAGCGCGCGAAGGAGACGACGCTGCCGCGCTTTCTCGTGGCGCTCGGGATTCCCGAAGTGGGCGCGACGGTCGCCGAGCTGCTCGCCGCGCACTTCGGCGATCTCGATGCGCTGATGAGTGCGAGCGCAGAGCAGCTCACCGCGATCGACGGCGTGGGCCCCGTGATCGCCGAGCGCGTCGCGCACTACTTCGCCGACGACGCGCACCGAGCCGAGATCACGCGCTTCCGCGAGCTGGGCGTGCGCTGGCCCGCGCTGGAGGTGCGCGCGTCCGGCGCCGTGGCGGGGGGCCCGCTCGCGGGCAAGACGTTCGTCCTGACGGGCACGCTGCCGACGCTCTCGCGCGCCGACGCCGAGGCGCGCATCAAGGCGAGCGGCGGCAGCGTCGTAGGCAGCGTGTCGAAGAAGACGAGCTACGTCGTCGCGGGCGAAGCGGCCGGCTCGAAGCTGCGCAAAGCCGCGGAGCTCGGCGTCACGGTGATCGATGAGGCCACGCTGCTCGCCGCACTCGCCGGAGGCGCGCTGCCCGCTGACGCGAGCGCGAAAGCCGATGCCGCGAGCGACGGCGAGGGCAAGCCGAAGCGAAGGCGGAAGGCGAAGAAGGGCGCGGAGCCGGAGCCGGGCGAGACGGGGGATCTGTTCGAGCCGTGA
- a CDS encoding helix-turn-helix transcriptional regulator, with translation MKAAKRRRLVASGWAVGTAREFLGLGDEEAAFVELKLALAEGLKERRLKEGLTQTQLALKIESSQSRVAKMEAGDRSVSLDLLVRSLLAVGTTPRDLARLITRTRAA, from the coding sequence ATGAAGGCAGCGAAGCGAAGGCGTCTCGTCGCCAGTGGCTGGGCCGTCGGAACGGCGCGCGAGTTCCTCGGGCTCGGCGACGAAGAGGCGGCCTTCGTCGAGTTGAAGCTCGCGCTCGCGGAAGGCTTGAAGGAGCGCCGCCTCAAGGAGGGCCTCACTCAGACGCAACTCGCGCTGAAGATCGAGTCGAGTCAATCGCGCGTCGCAAAGATGGAGGCGGGGGATCGCTCGGTGAGCCTCGATCTCCTGGTTCGCTCGCTACTCGCCGTCGGGACTACGCCGCGCGACCTCGCGCGCCTAATCACGCGAACGCGCGCGGCGTAG
- a CDS encoding sigma-54-dependent Fis family transcriptional regulator: protein MSGKALRRALVADDSAATRARIADVLAAHGLAAELAESAERALGLVRSGGPFELLLLDLGLAGEEAGDLLRRVRALDPATPVVMLAGGGSARAIVQAMQAGANDLVAKPIDDAELAAAIDRGLARAAETRTKPPRPRAENASALWDSPSLARVRETIEQIADTDVAVLISGESGTGKEVVAREIHRSSGRRERAFIKVNCAALPGELLESELFGFEKGAFTGAAARKIGKFELAHGGTIFLDEIGEMSASAQAKVLHVLQDRAFARVGGNREIQVDVRILSATHRPLAELVEQRRFREDLFFRINVVNVHVPPLRERRDEIPVLAKHFLARAAERYGRAAPRPSARLINALDAHAFPGNVRELENLMKRMVVLGGESHILRDLGARARGRGRRRFEDLLAEFDETAGQLPLKEVGRRAAVLAEADTIARVLDGTHWNRRRAARLLGVSYKTLLAKIRECELSPE, encoded by the coding sequence GTGAGCGGGAAGGCGCTGCGGCGCGCGCTCGTCGCGGACGACTCGGCGGCCACGCGCGCGCGCATTGCGGACGTGCTCGCGGCGCACGGGCTCGCGGCCGAGCTCGCGGAGAGCGCGGAGCGCGCGCTCGGCCTCGTGCGCTCGGGCGGTCCCTTCGAGCTGCTGCTGCTCGACCTCGGGCTCGCGGGCGAGGAGGCGGGCGACTTGTTGCGGCGCGTGCGCGCGCTCGATCCGGCCACGCCCGTGGTGATGCTCGCGGGCGGCGGCAGCGCACGCGCGATCGTGCAGGCGATGCAGGCGGGCGCGAACGATCTCGTCGCGAAGCCGATCGACGATGCGGAGCTCGCGGCCGCGATCGACCGCGGCCTCGCGCGCGCCGCCGAGACGCGCACGAAGCCGCCGCGCCCGCGCGCCGAGAACGCGAGCGCGCTCTGGGACTCGCCGAGCCTCGCGCGCGTGCGCGAGACGATCGAGCAGATCGCGGACACGGACGTCGCGGTGCTGATCTCGGGCGAGAGCGGCACGGGCAAAGAAGTCGTCGCACGCGAGATCCACCGCAGCTCCGGCCGCCGGGAGCGCGCGTTCATCAAGGTGAACTGCGCCGCGTTGCCAGGCGAGCTGCTCGAGAGCGAGCTGTTCGGCTTCGAGAAGGGCGCCTTCACCGGAGCCGCGGCGCGCAAGATCGGCAAGTTCGAGCTCGCCCACGGCGGCACGATCTTCCTCGACGAGATCGGCGAGATGAGCGCCTCTGCGCAGGCGAAGGTGCTGCACGTGCTGCAGGACCGCGCGTTCGCGCGGGTCGGCGGGAACCGAGAAATTCAGGTGGACGTGCGCATCCTCTCGGCCACGCATCGCCCGCTCGCGGAGCTGGTCGAGCAGCGCCGCTTCCGCGAGGACCTGTTCTTCCGCATCAACGTGGTGAACGTGCACGTGCCGCCGCTGCGCGAGCGCCGCGACGAGATCCCCGTGCTCGCGAAGCACTTCCTCGCGCGCGCCGCCGAGCGCTACGGGCGCGCCGCGCCTAGGCCGAGCGCGCGGTTGATCAATGCACTCGATGCGCACGCGTTTCCGGGCAACGTGCGCGAGCTCGAGAATCTGATGAAGCGCATGGTGGTGCTCGGCGGCGAGTCGCACATCCTGCGCGATCTCGGCGCGCGCGCGCGCGGCCGAGGTCGCCGCCGCTTCGAGGATTTGCTCGCCGAGTTCGACGAGACGGCAGGCCAGCTGCCGCTGAAAGAAGTCGGCCGCCGCGCCGCCGTGCTCGCTGAGGCCGACACGATCGCGCGCGTACTCGACGGCACGCACTGGAACCGCCGCCGCGCCGCGCGCCTCTTGGGCGTGAGCTACAAGACGCTGCTCGCGAAGATTCGGGAGTGCGAGCTGAGCCCGGAGTGA
- a CDS encoding SGNH/GDSL hydrolase family protein: MPTIGAYPQQVEALLDAELPGEIEVVNAAVPGYSSDNARNLFEHELSRFEGDYFFVYLGWNDLGQFGPEGLPYKRQATGYQVTPVQRVLSSIYLLRYAFLMPSMLDRERETFDRPLDAREQKIYGDYRPTHFERNLRQILSLAKRRYPHVFVMNLATITNADPTPSELQRAHFPRGMGKNMRKLDLLVRHYNDSVAVVAREQGVSLIDLHAAFDSREARETFTDSCHMNRAGAARVARLIADEIGALEQTRVRDLARPAADS; the protein is encoded by the coding sequence ATGCCGACGATCGGCGCGTATCCCCAACAGGTCGAAGCGTTGCTCGACGCGGAGCTCCCCGGCGAGATCGAAGTCGTGAACGCGGCGGTCCCGGGCTACTCGAGCGACAACGCGAGGAATCTCTTCGAGCACGAGTTGTCCCGATTCGAGGGCGACTACTTCTTCGTGTATCTGGGCTGGAACGATCTCGGACAGTTCGGGCCCGAGGGGCTCCCGTACAAGCGGCAGGCGACGGGCTACCAGGTGACGCCCGTCCAGCGCGTGCTGTCGAGCATCTATCTGCTTCGTTACGCATTCCTCATGCCGAGCATGCTCGATCGGGAGCGCGAGACCTTCGATCGTCCGCTCGACGCGCGAGAGCAGAAGATCTACGGCGACTACCGTCCCACACACTTCGAGCGCAACCTGCGGCAGATCCTCTCGCTGGCGAAGCGGCGCTATCCGCACGTGTTCGTGATGAACCTCGCGACGATCACCAACGCCGACCCGACCCCGTCCGAGTTGCAACGGGCTCACTTCCCACGCGGAATGGGGAAGAACATGCGCAAGCTCGACCTTCTGGTCAGGCACTACAACGACAGCGTGGCGGTGGTTGCGCGCGAGCAAGGCGTCTCGTTGATCGACTTGCACGCGGCGTTCGACAGCCGCGAAGCGCGCGAGACCTTCACCGACAGCTGTCACATGAACCGGGCTGGCGCGGCGCGAGTCGCGAGGTTGATCGCGGATGAAATCGGCGCCCTCGAGCAAACGCGCGTTCGGGATCTGGCGCGACCTGCCGCCGACTCATAG
- a CDS encoding glycosyltransferase family 4 protein, with protein MKPLRLLLLGTLPPPPGGTTLLFEQLVRKLAADPAVRAHVVDTGARGLFARAAVLARFAAALPRCDVIALHASPPGIARAGPWLLRCGKPLVVRVFGGSLDADLTSGGGPQRERLECVLAGAARVLVETDLVAQWLATSRPRVRVAIQRNSRELASGAPAPPITAKHFVFAGSVSEVKGVGELLTAMQELAREGVTLDVIGACEDARLRERLARTAGVRYSGEQPNARVVEALANARALVLPTRHAAEGHPGAILEAFAAGRPAIATRFRAIPELVAHGENGLLVPPGDARALAAAMRTLASDDALAARLGAAAHETARAYDAAVWAERFVAVCREVARA; from the coding sequence GTGAAGCCGCTTCGCCTGCTGCTGTTAGGGACGCTCCCGCCTCCGCCGGGCGGGACGACGCTCTTGTTCGAGCAGCTCGTGCGAAAGCTCGCTGCCGATCCCGCGGTGCGCGCGCACGTCGTCGACACGGGCGCGCGCGGGCTGTTCGCTCGCGCCGCGGTACTCGCGCGCTTCGCGGCCGCATTGCCGCGCTGCGACGTAATCGCGCTGCACGCGTCGCCGCCCGGCATCGCGCGTGCAGGCCCGTGGCTGCTGCGCTGCGGTAAGCCGCTCGTCGTGCGCGTGTTCGGCGGCAGCCTCGACGCGGACCTCACGAGTGGCGGCGGGCCGCAGCGCGAGCGACTCGAATGCGTACTCGCCGGCGCCGCGCGCGTCTTGGTGGAGACCGACCTCGTTGCGCAGTGGCTCGCGACGAGTCGCCCGCGCGTGCGCGTCGCGATCCAGCGCAACAGCCGCGAGCTCGCTTCGGGAGCGCCTGCGCCGCCCATCACGGCCAAGCACTTCGTCTTCGCCGGCAGCGTGAGCGAGGTGAAGGGCGTAGGAGAGCTGCTCACCGCGATGCAGGAGCTCGCGCGCGAGGGCGTCACGCTCGACGTGATCGGCGCATGCGAGGACGCGCGCCTGCGAGAGCGCCTCGCGCGCACAGCGGGAGTGCGGTACTCGGGCGAGCAGCCGAACGCGCGCGTCGTGGAAGCGCTCGCGAACGCCCGAGCGCTCGTGTTGCCCACGCGCCACGCCGCAGAAGGCCACCCCGGCGCGATCCTCGAAGCATTCGCGGCGGGGCGGCCCGCGATCGCGACGCGCTTCCGCGCGATCCCGGAGCTCGTCGCGCACGGCGAGAACGGGCTCCTCGTGCCGCCAGGCGATGCGCGCGCGCTCGCCGCTGCGATGCGCACGCTCGCGAGCGACGACGCGCTCGCTGCTCGCCTCGGCGCGGCGGCGCACGAAACCGCGCGCGCCTACGACGCCGCGGTTTGGGCGGAGCGCTTCGTCGCCGTGTGCCGCGAGGTGGCCCGCGCCTAG